The Candidatus Binatia bacterium genomic interval CGCCGCGCATTGCGTCGTCGCGCCGGTCTTCGAGAATCAAGGCGATAGCATCAGCAAGGCTCTTCCGGGCTTCCTCCTTTGTCCGCCCCTGTCCGTTGGCGCCGGGAATCTCCGGACAATACGCAATGTGCCAGTCGCCGTCGCGCTCGAAGATGGCAGTGAATTCGTTGTGCATCCGGTCACCTCCTCGACTCGTGAGCCTACCTCAGCCCTCGTGAGCAGTCGAACGCCGTGCCGCTCAGGCGCGGTCCGCTCTTGGCCGGCGCCTGGAGCGGCTGGTTCGGCCAGACCGCGCCCGGCGTTTTGCGATGAGCTCCCGAATCGCGGGAACCAGCTCTTTGGGGACTTCCATGACCGTTTGCGTTGTGTCGTCGAATGAGGCCTCGTCCTCCGCCACCGCCTCTTCCTCCGTTTGCTGCTCGTAATCGGCGAGCACGCGGCGAACTCTCTCCTCATCCCAGCCTCGCGGAAATTTACTTTGCTTCATCTCCTGCCTTTCCGACGCCGGCGCCGTCGATAC includes:
- a CDS encoding type II toxin-antitoxin system HicB family antitoxin — translated: MHNEFTAIFERDGDWHIAYCPEIPGANGQGRTKEEARKSLADAIALILEDRRDDAMRGVPPDAERETVVVE